In the genome of Thermoanaerobacterium sp. PSU-2, one region contains:
- a CDS encoding NCS2 family permease has protein sequence MVKNNEKRGFLDNFFKLKENGTSVKTEVIAGITTFITMAYIIFVNPSILMQAGMNAKGLLGTQAVKAGLSIANDPVIGAVFVATILSSVAATLVMGLFANVPFALSAGMGMNAFFTFYVVLTLHYSWQAALSLALISGIINIVITATKLRILIIKAIPQSLRSAIGAGIGLFIAIIGMENGGIVTKSSDTLITLGNFKDPGVILTVIGIAIIAILMSRGVKGAILIGIIATTIIGIPMGITNISNLKTIVQMPPSLAPTFMKLDFAGLLKPGTDGNIISILTGLITVILAFSLADMFDAIGTLIGTGTKTGIFKEDDFEKSNGGFKTKFERALFADAIGTTLGSFLGTSTITTYVESASGISEGGKTGLTSTVVAILFLVSLFFAPIIGIVPSQATAPALIIVGALMIGSVTKVNFEDFSEAFPAFMTIAFMPFTYSISNGIAAGFIFYPITKIVVGKAKEVHPLMYIIGLLFLLRFAFFMG, from the coding sequence ATGGTAAAAAACAACGAAAAGAGAGGCTTTCTTGACAATTTCTTTAAGCTTAAAGAAAATGGCACGTCGGTAAAGACAGAGGTCATCGCTGGTATTACGACTTTCATCACGATGGCTTACATCATCTTTGTAAATCCGTCAATACTTATGCAGGCTGGCATGAATGCGAAAGGTCTTTTAGGCACTCAAGCAGTAAAAGCAGGTTTGTCTATAGCAAATGACCCTGTAATAGGCGCTGTTTTTGTCGCTACTATATTATCGTCTGTAGCTGCTACTTTAGTCATGGGGTTGTTTGCAAATGTTCCATTTGCTCTATCAGCGGGAATGGGCATGAACGCATTTTTTACGTTTTATGTTGTATTGACATTGCACTATTCTTGGCAAGCTGCGCTATCACTTGCACTTATAAGCGGTATAATAAACATCGTTATTACTGCTACTAAATTAAGGATACTTATAATAAAGGCGATACCGCAGTCATTGAGAAGCGCTATTGGTGCAGGAATCGGGCTTTTCATTGCAATCATAGGTATGGAAAATGGCGGTATTGTAACGAAAAGCAGTGATACTCTTATAACTTTAGGAAATTTCAAGGATCCTGGCGTAATACTTACTGTAATCGGAATTGCAATAATTGCCATACTTATGAGCAGAGGCGTTAAAGGCGCTATACTGATAGGCATAATTGCAACGACGATTATAGGTATACCGATGGGAATAACGAACATTTCTAATCTTAAGACGATTGTGCAGATGCCTCCAAGCTTGGCACCAACATTTATGAAGTTGGATTTTGCTGGATTATTAAAGCCTGGCACTGATGGAAATATCATTTCGATACTTACAGGTCTTATAACTGTAATACTGGCGTTTAGCTTGGCTGATATGTTTGACGCAATAGGAACATTGATTGGCACAGGTACAAAGACAGGGATTTTTAAAGAAGATGATTTTGAAAAATCAAATGGCGGTTTCAAGACGAAATTTGAAAGAGCTTTATTTGCAGATGCTATAGGCACAACGTTAGGTTCTTTTTTGGGTACAAGCACTATAACTACTTATGTTGAAAGTGCGTCAGGCATAAGTGAGGGTGGCAAGACTGGTTTGACATCTACTGTAGTTGCAATTCTTTTCTTGGTGTCATTGTTCTTTGCGCCAATAATAGGAATAGTGCCATCTCAAGCCACAGCTCCTGCTCTCATTATCGTTGGGGCATTGATGATAGGCTCTGTGACGAAGGTTAATTTTGAAGATTTTAGTGAAGCATTTCCTGCCTTTATGACAATTGCTTTTATGCCATTTACTTACAGCATATCAAACGGCATAGCTGCAGGATTTATCTTCTATCCAATCACGAAGATAGTTGTTGGTAAAGCTAAAGAAGTTCATCCATTAATGTATATAATTGGACTTTTGTTCTTGTTAAGATTTGCATTCTTTATGGGGTAA
- a CDS encoding type II toxin-antitoxin system RelE/ParE family toxin yields MHDIRYLPLASRDLSNIVSYVADELKAPNAAMDLINELDTSISRLAQFPYSCRVYQPEKSLKNEYRILPVKNYLVFYVVKEDVVEIHRVIYAKMNLTKIIK; encoded by the coding sequence ATGCATGATATTAGATACTTGCCTTTGGCAAGTAGAGATTTATCAAATATTGTATCTTATGTTGCAGATGAATTAAAGGCACCAAATGCAGCAATGGATCTAATTAATGAATTGGATACATCTATATCAAGGCTTGCACAGTTTCCGTATTCATGCAGGGTGTATCAACCTGAAAAATCTCTTAAAAATGAATATAGAATATTACCTGTAAAAAACTATTTGGTATTTTATGTAGTTAAAGAAGATGTTGTTGAGATTCACAGGGTTATATATGCTAAAATGAATTTAACAAAGATCATAAAGTAA
- a CDS encoding type II toxin-antitoxin system Phd/YefM family antitoxin, protein MPYIRPVSDLRNNFADISRVVHETGEPVFLTKNGYGDMVVMSMEAYERKLFESEIYFKLKEAELEAQTTDKRYSHKEIFEELRAKISDRMESDNA, encoded by the coding sequence ATGCCATATATTAGACCAGTATCAGATTTGAGAAATAATTTTGCAGATATATCAAGAGTCGTCCATGAAACTGGGGAGCCAGTCTTTTTAACCAAGAATGGTTATGGAGATATGGTTGTAATGAGCATGGAAGCTTATGAACGAAAACTGTTTGAAAGTGAAATTTACTTTAAGCTGAAGGAAGCGGAACTGGAAGCCCAAACAACTGATAAGAGATATTCCCATAAAGAAATTTTTGAAGAATTAAGAGCGAAAATTTCTGATAGAATGGAATCTGACAATGCATGA
- a CDS encoding helix-turn-helix domain-containing protein — MSVSEQLKILCVKLGISVSELGRMSGKSPQAFNQKMKRETFTVDELKKIAEAAGCKYESSFILPSGEKVTY; from the coding sequence ATGTCAGTATCTGAACAGCTGAAAATTCTATGCGTAAAGCTTGGAATAAGTGTCTCCGAACTTGGAAGGATGTCTGGGAAAAGTCCACAGGCCTTTAATCAAAAGATGAAGCGAGAAACTTTCACTGTCGATGAGTTAAAAAAAATAGCCGAAGCTGCCGGATGTAAATACGAGAGTTCTTTTATACTGCCATCTGGCGAGAAAGTCACATACTAA
- a CDS encoding zinc ribbon domain-containing protein, which translates to MLNNGIYKCIACGKRFTVTISNAGYPGGKERESINCPWCGAENGSEVTSGIITTQKVVTEGGVNQ; encoded by the coding sequence TTGCTCAATAATGGCATATACAAGTGCATAGCCTGTGGTAAACGCTTCACTGTAACCATATCAAACGCAGGATATCCCGGTGGGAAAGAACGAGAAAGCATAAATTGTCCGTGGTGTGGTGCTGAAAATGGCAGCGAAGTAACAAGCGGAATTATTACCACGCAAAAAGTGGTTACGGAGGGTGGTGTTAATCAATGA
- a CDS encoding Fic family protein — MTIYEKIDRYKLAIDEKRPFEGHLLHEIKNYYRIGLTWSSNALEGNTLTLSETKILLEDGLTVGGKPLRDTFEALGHAKAYDFMFTLLNSYQITEEDALTMHRMFYTGIDAEEAGKYRDRPVFITGSKYEVCPVERIEGEMKKLFQWACSERNKYHPVQFAAQLHKRFVFIHPFIDGNGRVARLLMNTALIQDGYMLAIIPPVLRHEYISLLEQAHEDDQPFMDFIAERVLESEKEIMRLLHIPFPNQS; from the coding sequence ATGACTATATATGAAAAAATCGACCGCTACAAGCTGGCCATTGATGAAAAACGTCCCTTTGAAGGCCATTTGCTTCATGAAATTAAAAACTACTATCGCATAGGCCTTACATGGTCCAGTAATGCTCTTGAAGGAAATACTCTCACTTTAAGTGAAACAAAGATCCTCCTGGAAGATGGATTGACTGTCGGAGGAAAGCCTCTTCGAGATACATTCGAAGCCCTGGGACACGCAAAGGCTTATGATTTCATGTTTACATTGCTTAATAGTTATCAAATAACCGAAGAAGACGCCCTTACAATGCACCGAATGTTCTATACAGGTATTGATGCCGAGGAAGCAGGAAAATACCGCGATCGCCCGGTCTTTATAACCGGCTCAAAATATGAAGTATGCCCAGTAGAACGGATAGAAGGGGAAATGAAAAAACTGTTCCAATGGGCATGCTCCGAGCGTAATAAATACCATCCGGTTCAATTTGCCGCCCAGCTGCATAAACGGTTTGTATTTATTCACCCTTTCATAGATGGAAACGGGAGAGTAGCTCGGTTGCTTATGAATACAGCGCTTATTCAAGATGGTTATATGTTGGCCATAATTCCACCGGTCTTACGTCATGAGTATATTAGCTTACTGGAGCAGGCTCATGAAGATGATCAACCTTTTATGGACTTTATTGCCGAACGCGTTTTGGAGTCTGAAAAGGAGATTATGAGATTACTGCATATTCCTTTTCCTAATCAGTCATAA
- the guaA gene encoding glutamine-hydrolyzing GMP synthase, with amino-acid sequence MGINREVILILDFGGQYTQLIARRIREANVFCEIVPYNIKPEEVDKRQPKGLVLSGGPASVYTENAPMCDEGIFKLKYPILGICYGAQLMTMIQGGKVAEAPVREYGKTDVVINNNIPLFKGIEKETSCWMSHTDQIELPPKNFKVVASTANCPIAAIANVEGKQYAVQFHPEVVHTPRGTEIIRNFLFEVCDCSADWTMDSLIEQTVKEIRQKVGNDKVVCALSGGVDSSVAAVLVNRAIHDQLICIFVDNGLLRKNEAEKVVDTFKTNFDMEIIKVDAKDRFLEKLKGVKDPEEKRKIIGNEFIEVFKEEAKKIGDVKYLVQGTLYPDVIESGSPVASTIKSHHNVGGLPENVGFELIEPLRMLFKDEVRQVGRELGMPDEILNRQPFPGPGLAVRILGEVTEEKLNILREADSIVLREMKKYGWYNNVWQSFAVLPDIKSVGIMGDDRTYAYPIILRIVESNDGMTADWVKMPYDILEDISTSIVNEVYGVNRVLYDITSKPPATIEWE; translated from the coding sequence ATGGGGATTAATAGAGAAGTCATATTGATACTTGATTTTGGCGGCCAATATACGCAGCTTATTGCAAGGAGAATAAGGGAAGCAAATGTGTTTTGCGAAATTGTTCCGTACAATATAAAGCCAGAAGAAGTTGATAAAAGACAGCCTAAGGGTTTGGTGCTGTCAGGAGGACCTGCCAGCGTCTATACAGAAAATGCGCCAATGTGCGATGAAGGTATATTTAAGCTAAAATATCCTATACTCGGCATTTGTTACGGTGCACAGCTTATGACGATGATACAAGGCGGCAAGGTTGCGGAAGCACCTGTAAGAGAGTATGGGAAAACAGATGTTGTGATAAACAACAACATTCCTTTGTTTAAAGGGATTGAAAAAGAGACAAGTTGTTGGATGAGTCACACGGATCAAATAGAATTACCTCCTAAAAATTTTAAAGTCGTTGCATCGACAGCAAATTGCCCTATTGCAGCAATCGCCAACGTTGAAGGAAAGCAGTACGCCGTACAATTCCATCCAGAAGTAGTACATACTCCGAGAGGTACTGAGATAATCAGGAATTTCTTGTTTGAAGTATGTGATTGCTCTGCAGATTGGACAATGGATTCACTTATAGAGCAGACTGTAAAAGAAATAAGACAAAAAGTCGGAAATGACAAGGTTGTCTGTGCGCTAAGCGGTGGTGTTGATTCATCTGTTGCCGCAGTTTTGGTAAATAGAGCAATACACGACCAGCTAATATGTATTTTTGTAGATAACGGCCTTCTCAGGAAAAACGAGGCTGAGAAGGTAGTCGACACTTTTAAAACCAATTTTGATATGGAGATAATAAAAGTAGATGCAAAGGATAGATTTTTAGAGAAGCTAAAGGGAGTCAAGGATCCTGAAGAAAAGAGAAAGATAATAGGAAACGAGTTTATAGAGGTGTTTAAGGAAGAAGCAAAGAAAATAGGAGATGTGAAATATTTAGTGCAAGGCACCCTTTATCCGGATGTAATTGAGAGTGGAAGCCCTGTCGCTTCAACAATAAAAAGCCATCACAATGTAGGCGGATTGCCTGAAAATGTAGGATTTGAGCTCATTGAGCCATTAAGGATGCTTTTTAAAGATGAGGTAAGACAGGTTGGAAGAGAACTGGGTATGCCTGATGAGATTTTAAATAGGCAGCCTTTCCCAGGGCCAGGTTTAGCAGTCAGGATACTCGGGGAAGTGACAGAAGAAAAATTAAACATATTGAGAGAAGCCGACAGCATAGTGTTAAGAGAGATGAAAAAATACGGCTGGTACAACAATGTATGGCAGTCTTTTGCTGTATTGCCAGATATAAAAAGCGTCGGTATCATGGGTGATGACAGGACGTATGCATACCCGATAATCTTAAGGATTGTAGAAAGCAACGATGGAATGACGGCAGACTGGGTGAAGATGCCATACGACATTCTCGAAGACATATCTACAAGCATTGTAAATGAAGTATACGGTGTAAACAGAGTCTTGTATGACATTACATCGAAACCACCGGCTACAATCGAGTGGGAATAA
- the guaB gene encoding IMP dehydrogenase has translation MVDKFVKEGLTFDDVLLIPAKSDVLPKEVDTKTRLTNSIMLNIPLISAGMDTVTESSLAIAIAREGGIGIIHKNMSIERQALEVDRVKRSEHGVITNPFYLTPDHKIQDAVELMERYRISGVPITVGSKLVGIITNRDIRFESNLDRPIKEVMTKENLVTAPVGTTIDEAREILKKHKIEKLPLVDDDNNLKGLITIKDIEKAVEYPNSAKDSRGRLLVGAAVGVSADVMERVQALVDANVDVVVVDTAHGHSVGVLNTVEKIKNRFPDLQIIAGNVATAEATRDLIERGADCVKVGIGPGSICTTRVVAGIGVPQITAIYDCAEEADKYGIPVIADGGIKYSGDIVKAIAAGASTVMIGSLFAGTEESPGEVEIYQGRSYKVYRGMGSISAMKSGSSDRYFQEGMKKLVPEGVEGRVPYKGPLKDTVYQMIGGLRAGMGYCGVHNIEELRTKTKFIKITNAGLTESHPHDIIITKEAPNYSIK, from the coding sequence ATGGTTGATAAATTTGTTAAAGAAGGACTGACGTTTGACGATGTACTGCTTATACCGGCAAAATCTGATGTGCTGCCGAAGGAGGTTGACACTAAAACACGCCTTACAAATAGTATAATGTTAAATATACCATTGATCAGCGCAGGAATGGATACTGTGACGGAATCTTCCCTTGCCATTGCCATAGCAAGAGAAGGAGGAATTGGCATAATACACAAAAATATGTCCATAGAAAGACAGGCTTTAGAGGTAGATAGAGTTAAAAGGTCGGAACACGGTGTTATCACAAATCCTTTCTATTTGACGCCAGATCACAAGATACAAGACGCTGTAGAGCTTATGGAAAGATACAGAATATCGGGAGTGCCTATAACAGTCGGCAGTAAACTTGTGGGGATAATCACCAACAGAGACATAAGATTTGAAAGCAATTTAGACAGGCCGATTAAAGAAGTCATGACAAAAGAGAATTTAGTCACTGCACCTGTTGGGACTACTATAGATGAGGCTCGGGAAATACTTAAAAAGCATAAGATAGAGAAGTTGCCTCTTGTGGATGATGACAACAATTTAAAAGGATTGATTACCATTAAGGATATTGAAAAGGCTGTAGAATATCCTAATTCTGCAAAAGATTCGAGAGGAAGATTGCTTGTTGGTGCTGCTGTAGGTGTTTCTGCGGATGTCATGGAAAGAGTTCAAGCTCTGGTAGATGCCAATGTAGATGTTGTGGTGGTTGACACGGCTCATGGACATTCTGTCGGTGTCTTAAATACGGTGGAAAAGATAAAGAATAGATTTCCTGATCTTCAGATTATTGCTGGAAATGTGGCGACTGCAGAGGCTACAAGAGATTTAATAGAAAGAGGTGCTGATTGCGTTAAAGTTGGCATTGGGCCTGGTTCAATTTGCACAACGAGAGTCGTAGCAGGAATCGGAGTTCCTCAGATTACAGCAATTTATGATTGTGCGGAGGAAGCCGATAAATATGGTATACCTGTAATCGCAGATGGCGGCATAAAGTATAGTGGAGACATCGTCAAAGCGATTGCTGCTGGTGCATCTACAGTGATGATTGGAAGTCTTTTTGCAGGGACCGAGGAAAGCCCTGGTGAAGTAGAAATATACCAAGGAAGAAGCTATAAAGTATACAGAGGAATGGGCTCAATATCAGCAATGAAGAGCGGAAGCTCTGATCGATATTTCCAGGAAGGCATGAAAAAACTTGTTCCTGAAGGTGTAGAAGGTAGAGTGCCTTACAAGGGACCTTTGAAGGATACTGTTTACCAGATGATCGGAGGCTTAAGGGCTGGAATGGGCTACTGCGGTGTCCACAATATTGAGGAGCTCAGGACGAAGACAAAATTTATAAAAATAACGAATGCGGGATTAACTGAAAGCCATCCACATGATATAATTATTACGAAGGAAGCTCCAAATTATAGTATTAAATAA
- the groL gene encoding chaperonin GroEL (60 kDa chaperone family; promotes refolding of misfolded polypeptides especially under stressful conditions; forms two stacked rings of heptamers to form a barrel-shaped 14mer; ends can be capped by GroES; misfolded proteins enter the barrel where they are refolded when GroES binds) produces MAKKILYGEDARKALERGVNAVANTVKVTLGPRGRNVVLDKKYGSPTITNDGVTIAREIELEDPFENQGAQLLKEVATKTNDVAGDGTTTATVLAQAMVLEGLRNLAAGANPMLLRRGMAKAVDAAVEGLKNISKPVEGKDSIAHVASISAADEEIGNLIAEAMDKVGKDGVITVEESKSMNTTIEIVEGMQFDRGYISQYMVTDTDKMEAVLDDPLILITDKKLSNIQDLLPLLEQVVQQGRKLLIIADDVEGEALATLVVNKLRGTFTCVAVKAPGFGDRRKEMLQDIAILTGGQVISEEVGLDLKEAKIDMLGRARQVKVTKENTTIVDGAGNAADIKNRINQIKVQIEETTSDYDREKLQERLAKLSGGVAVIQAGAATETELKEKKHRIEDALSATRAAVEEGIVPGGGTALLDVIPEVQKVVDSLEGDFRTGAQIVLRALEEPVRQIARNAGVDGSVIIEKIKESKDPAFGYDAYKEEFVDMLKAGIVDPTKVTRSALQNAASVASMILTTEAVVADIPEKNPPAPAAGAGMDMM; encoded by the coding sequence ATGGCAAAGAAAATTTTGTACGGTGAAGATGCAAGAAAGGCTTTGGAAAGAGGCGTAAATGCTGTTGCCAACACAGTTAAAGTAACATTAGGACCAAGAGGCCGTAATGTTGTTTTAGATAAAAAATACGGTTCACCAACAATTACAAACGATGGTGTTACAATCGCAAGGGAAATTGAATTAGAAGATCCTTTTGAAAATCAAGGCGCACAGCTTTTAAAGGAAGTTGCAACAAAGACAAATGATGTAGCTGGCGATGGTACGACAACAGCCACTGTATTGGCACAAGCCATGGTATTGGAAGGATTAAGGAACTTAGCTGCTGGTGCGAACCCAATGCTTTTAAGACGCGGCATGGCAAAAGCTGTCGATGCTGCTGTTGAAGGATTAAAAAATATTTCAAAGCCAGTAGAAGGAAAAGATTCTATAGCACATGTTGCATCAATTTCAGCGGCTGACGAGGAGATCGGCAACTTAATAGCTGAAGCAATGGATAAGGTCGGCAAAGACGGTGTAATAACAGTAGAAGAATCAAAGTCAATGAACACGACTATTGAAATAGTTGAAGGAATGCAGTTTGACAGAGGATATATTTCACAGTACATGGTAACTGATACAGACAAGATGGAAGCAGTTTTGGACGATCCTTTAATACTCATCACAGACAAGAAACTTTCAAATATCCAAGACTTGTTGCCACTTCTGGAGCAAGTAGTACAACAAGGAAGGAAGCTTTTGATAATTGCAGATGATGTTGAAGGTGAAGCACTTGCAACATTAGTAGTAAATAAATTAAGAGGCACATTTACATGCGTTGCAGTAAAAGCTCCTGGATTTGGTGACAGAAGAAAAGAAATGCTTCAAGACATAGCTATCTTGACAGGTGGTCAAGTAATATCTGAAGAAGTAGGTCTTGATCTCAAAGAAGCTAAAATAGACATGCTTGGTCGTGCAAGACAAGTAAAAGTTACAAAAGAAAACACTACAATAGTTGACGGCGCAGGAAATGCTGCAGACATAAAGAACAGAATAAATCAGATAAAAGTTCAAATCGAAGAGACGACATCAGATTATGACAGAGAAAAACTGCAAGAAAGATTGGCTAAGCTTTCTGGCGGTGTTGCAGTAATTCAAGCTGGTGCTGCTACAGAGACAGAGCTTAAAGAGAAGAAACATAGGATAGAAGATGCTCTTTCAGCTACGAGAGCTGCTGTGGAAGAAGGTATAGTTCCTGGCGGTGGCACAGCACTGTTGGATGTCATACCAGAAGTACAAAAAGTAGTTGACTCTTTAGAAGGCGACTTCAGAACAGGTGCTCAGATCGTGCTTAGAGCATTAGAAGAACCAGTAAGGCAGATAGCAAGAAATGCTGGTGTAGACGGTTCAGTGATCATTGAGAAGATAAAAGAATCAAAAGATCCTGCTTTTGGTTATGATGCATACAAAGAAGAATTTGTAGACATGTTAAAAGCAGGTATAGTCGACCCAACGAAGGTTACAAGGTCAGCACTTCAAAATGCTGCATCTGTTGCGTCAATGATATTGACAACAGAAGCTGTTGTGGCAGACATACCAGAAAAGAATCCACCAGCTCCAGCAGCAGGAGCAGGTATGGACATGATGTAA
- the groES gene encoding co-chaperone GroES, with protein sequence MRLKPLGDRVVVKVTEAEEVTKGGIVLPGTAKEKPQQGEVLAVGSGEYIDGKRVELEVKVGDKVIFSKYAGTEVKLDGEEYLLLRQSDILAVVE encoded by the coding sequence ATGAGATTAAAACCACTTGGTGACAGAGTTGTAGTAAAGGTTACTGAAGCCGAAGAGGTAACAAAAGGCGGCATTGTATTGCCTGGCACTGCAAAAGAAAAACCTCAACAAGGTGAAGTACTTGCTGTCGGCTCTGGTGAATACATAGATGGGAAAAGAGTCGAGTTGGAAGTGAAAGTTGGAGACAAAGTAATATTCTCAAAATACGCTGGCACAGAAGTAAAACTTGATGGAGAAGAATATCTTCTCTTAAGGCAGAGCGATATATTAGCTGTAGTAGAATAA
- a CDS encoding S8 family peptidase: MDIISALILSGVIQSLYPKSKIDSRLLRKASTYRSECVSAIVYSNLPYDALKKKIESIGGTIKYELPIINGWAVNIPCNKLNSIAKNKGIKFIAEDSTVKTQLNIATQEIKSREANDHGYTGKGVTIAFLDTGIYPHPDFTKPKNRIIAFHDIVNGKKSPYDDNGHGTHVAGDAASSGYLSDGKYKGVAPEANIVSVKVLDSRGSGSTSDILTGMQWILDNKDKYNIRIVSLSIGETPSLPPFLDPLVKGVDRLWRSGLVVVVAAGNSGPSINSVTSPGNSMNVITVGAVDDKRTVDTSDDEIANFSGRGSAFLPKPDVVAPGVKIVSTASGNVPLGTDDNILLNKSYRTASGTSMATPIVAGAAALLLEKNPSLTNYQVKNILKSTTTNVDHYRYYSQGYGMINIEMALKKV, encoded by the coding sequence ATGGATATAATTTCTGCGCTAATTTTATCAGGTGTTATTCAAAGCCTTTATCCCAAAAGCAAAATAGACTCGAGGCTACTACGAAAAGCTTCCACATATAGAAGTGAGTGTGTTAGCGCTATTGTGTATTCCAATTTGCCATACGATGCGCTTAAAAAGAAGATAGAATCAATTGGAGGAACGATAAAGTACGAACTGCCTATTATTAACGGTTGGGCTGTAAACATACCGTGCAACAAGCTAAACAGCATCGCAAAAAATAAAGGTATCAAATTTATAGCCGAAGATTCAACTGTAAAAACACAGCTTAACATCGCCACACAAGAAATCAAATCAAGAGAGGCAAATGATCATGGATACACTGGTAAAGGTGTCACAATCGCTTTTTTAGACACAGGAATTTACCCTCATCCAGACTTCACTAAGCCCAAAAACAGGATAATTGCATTCCACGACATTGTAAACGGAAAAAAAAGTCCATACGATGACAACGGCCATGGCACACATGTAGCAGGTGATGCCGCATCCAGTGGCTATTTATCAGATGGCAAGTACAAAGGTGTAGCGCCTGAAGCAAATATAGTATCAGTAAAAGTTTTAGATTCCAGAGGCAGCGGCTCAACATCAGATATATTAACAGGTATGCAGTGGATACTTGACAACAAAGATAAATACAATATAAGAATCGTATCGCTTTCCATCGGTGAAACGCCATCATTGCCGCCTTTTTTAGACCCACTTGTCAAAGGAGTAGATAGACTCTGGAGAAGTGGCTTAGTCGTTGTAGTAGCAGCCGGTAATTCAGGACCATCTATAAACTCCGTCACATCGCCAGGAAACAGCATGAATGTTATAACAGTTGGTGCAGTTGATGACAAAAGGACTGTTGACACTTCAGACGATGAAATTGCCAATTTTTCAGGAAGAGGATCTGCATTCTTGCCGAAACCTGACGTAGTAGCACCCGGTGTAAAGATCGTATCAACTGCATCAGGAAATGTGCCTTTAGGGACTGACGACAACATCCTTCTCAACAAATCATACAGAACAGCGTCTGGCACATCAATGGCAACACCAATTGTAGCAGGTGCTGCCGCACTGCTTTTGGAGAAAAATCCATCACTGACAAATTACCAAGTAAAAAATATTTTAAAGTCGACTACAACAAATGTTGACCACTACAGGTACTATTCGCAAGGATATGGAATGATAAATATAGAAATGGCATTAAAAAAAGTATGA
- a CDS encoding ABC transporter ATP-binding protein: protein MLKLIDVDKYFYKNTPNEIQVFNKLNLEVDDGDFITIVGSNGAGKSTLLNLIAGAYPVDSGSVVIDDLDVTSYPEYKRSRYIGRVFQNPLLGTAPSMTIDENLSIAYSKGTGLNLKMGLNKKNREFFKEKLAELGLGLENRLKTKVGLLSGGQRQALTLLMATFAKPKLLLLDEHTAALDPRTANIINEITNKIIYENKLTTLMVTHNLEHALEFGNRIIMMHQGRIVLDLKEEKKNLTVDKLLKMFNEVNGTEFVDDRVMLA, encoded by the coding sequence ATGTTAAAGCTTATAGATGTGGATAAATATTTCTATAAAAATACCCCTAATGAGATTCAGGTATTCAATAAATTGAATCTCGAAGTAGATGACGGTGATTTTATAACGATTGTGGGCAGCAATGGCGCAGGCAAATCTACGCTTCTCAATCTGATAGCTGGAGCGTATCCTGTTGACAGTGGTTCTGTCGTCATCGATGATTTGGATGTGACATCGTATCCTGAATATAAAAGGTCCAGGTATATAGGCAGGGTATTTCAAAACCCTCTTTTAGGAACAGCTCCATCTATGACGATTGATGAAAATTTATCAATTGCTTATTCAAAAGGCACTGGACTAAACCTTAAAATGGGGCTTAACAAGAAAAATAGGGAATTTTTCAAGGAAAAGTTGGCTGAATTAGGATTAGGTCTGGAAAACAGATTGAAGACGAAAGTTGGGCTTTTATCTGGAGGACAAAGGCAAGCATTGACACTTCTTATGGCTACATTTGCAAAGCCTAAGCTGCTTTTATTAGATGAACACACCGCTGCTTTAGATCCAAGGACTGCTAATATAATAAATGAAATTACAAATAAGATCATCTACGAGAATAAGTTGACTACGCTTATGGTTACTCACAATCTTGAGCACGCTTTGGAATTTGGAAATAGGATAATAATGATGCATCAAGGACGTATCGTGCTTGATTTGAAGGAGGAAAAGAAAAATCTTACTGTAGATAAGCTTTTAAAGATGTTTAATGAGGTCAATGGTACTGAATTTGTGGATGATAGGGTGATGTTGGCATAG